A window of the Dyadobacter pollutisoli genome harbors these coding sequences:
- a CDS encoding tetratricopeptide repeat protein, with product MNNVEIWEAKVTIPTYEVGEPEKNPMFFEKRVYQGSSGVVYPNPVIEKISDTKIEKEYTGLFLENKYLKIMILPELGGRVQMAYDKLKQRHFVYYNQVIKPALVGLTGPWISGGIEFNWPQHHRPSTFENVDYRIEENADGSKTVWVNEIEKMFRTKGMAGFTLYPNHAYLEIKAQLYNRSTLPQTFLWWANPAVKVNDDYQSVFPSDVNAVFDHGKRDVSTFPIATGTYYKVDYSPGTDISRYKNIPVPTSYMAINSDYDFVGGYEHDARAGLLHVANHHVSPGKKQWTWGHGDFGQAWDRNLTDEDGPYIELMTGMFTDNQPDFTWLMPNEEKSFTQYFLPYHELGVVKNATKDILISLETEASEVKIQVLVTSDQENLRIKLAQGSEVIFEIQTNITPEQIFEHTLILPAHIDPAQLSLAVYDQSGKEKIRFEPSVNRKNEVPSPAAAPAAPAEVESNEQLFLIGHHLEQYRHATYSPVPYYEEALRRDPSDIRNNNALGAWYLRRGQFAKSEVYFQKAIESATSRNPNPYDGEAYYNLGICLLFQDKTDNAYKAFYKAAWSSAWQDAAYLSLAQIDVKRGDYELALEHICFSLDRNARSSKAYVVKSAILRKLERFREAAAVCEEAIRRDGFNLAARYELVQTEQALNGAAEDLSQIEKLARNDDNNYIEYALDYFWAGLYGEALDFLTLAEKSGSGNPMVYYHLAHIHKAMGNGELASGYLAKAAAQKPEYCFPNKLEDILVLRSAIENNPLDGYAPYYLGNLFYDKRQYAEAITLWEQAIKINPDFPTALRNLGIAVFNKRNDASLAVAYFEKAFALDPNDARILMEVNQLYLRLNKSPEERLSFLMQHADTAAKRDDLYLEIAALRNLTGEHATALNLIENRKFHPWEGGEGKVSGQYVLALVGLAQENLTNGNYQQAIAQLTAAQTLPHNLGEGKLPDAPENDIFYWLGCAYEALNEPDIAAVCFKKATRGISEPSAAIFYNDQQPDKIFYQGLAWKKLGQAEMAVAIFKKLIGYGDAHQDDQVVLDYFAVSLPDLLIFDSDLNVLNQIHCLYIKALGYLGLENYQMADDLFRKVLAKDQAHAGAIIHLGLIRKTQAIG from the coding sequence ATGAATAACGTCGAGATTTGGGAGGCAAAAGTCACCATTCCTACTTATGAGGTTGGTGAGCCTGAGAAAAATCCCATGTTTTTTGAGAAAAGAGTATACCAGGGAAGCAGCGGCGTGGTTTACCCGAATCCGGTGATCGAAAAAATATCTGATACCAAAATTGAAAAGGAGTATACCGGTCTTTTTCTTGAAAACAAGTATCTGAAAATCATGATCTTGCCCGAGCTGGGTGGTCGTGTTCAGATGGCTTATGACAAACTCAAACAAAGGCATTTTGTTTATTATAATCAGGTAATCAAGCCAGCTTTAGTAGGTCTTACGGGGCCGTGGATTTCCGGCGGCATCGAGTTCAACTGGCCGCAGCACCACCGTCCGTCCACTTTTGAAAACGTGGATTACCGCATTGAAGAGAATGCTGACGGCAGTAAAACGGTTTGGGTGAATGAGATCGAGAAGATGTTCAGGACAAAAGGAATGGCTGGTTTTACACTATATCCCAATCATGCCTACCTGGAAATCAAAGCCCAGCTTTACAATCGCAGCACGCTGCCACAGACATTTTTATGGTGGGCAAATCCGGCCGTGAAAGTGAATGACGACTATCAGTCTGTGTTCCCGTCCGACGTCAATGCCGTTTTTGATCATGGAAAAAGGGATGTGTCCACTTTCCCGATAGCCACCGGTACCTACTATAAAGTGGATTATTCTCCCGGTACTGATATTTCGCGGTACAAAAACATACCGGTGCCTACCTCCTACATGGCCATTAATTCCGACTATGATTTTGTAGGAGGTTATGAGCACGATGCCAGGGCCGGGTTGCTGCACGTTGCCAACCACCATGTATCGCCGGGGAAAAAGCAATGGACATGGGGCCACGGTGATTTCGGGCAGGCGTGGGACCGCAACCTTACCGATGAGGACGGGCCTTACATTGAGCTTATGACCGGCATGTTTACCGACAATCAGCCTGATTTTACATGGCTGATGCCTAATGAAGAAAAGTCATTTACACAGTATTTTCTTCCTTATCACGAACTCGGAGTGGTCAAAAACGCCACGAAGGATATATTGATAAGTCTGGAAACCGAAGCTTCGGAGGTCAAAATTCAGGTACTGGTCACGTCCGATCAGGAAAATCTGCGCATTAAATTGGCGCAGGGTTCTGAGGTTATTTTTGAAATCCAAACCAATATCACGCCAGAGCAGATCTTTGAACACACATTAATCCTACCCGCTCACATTGATCCTGCCCAACTTTCGCTGGCGGTTTATGATCAGTCAGGAAAAGAGAAAATCCGCTTTGAGCCTTCTGTTAACCGTAAAAACGAAGTTCCCAGTCCCGCAGCTGCCCCGGCTGCTCCGGCAGAGGTAGAAAGTAATGAGCAGCTTTTCCTTATTGGTCACCATTTGGAGCAATACCGGCATGCTACTTACAGCCCGGTACCCTATTATGAGGAGGCGCTTCGCCGCGATCCTTCCGACATTCGAAACAACAATGCATTGGGTGCCTGGTACCTCAGAAGAGGACAGTTCGCGAAGAGTGAGGTATATTTTCAAAAAGCGATTGAAAGCGCAACCAGCCGCAACCCAAATCCCTATGACGGCGAGGCTTATTATAATCTGGGTATTTGTTTGTTGTTCCAAGACAAAACGGACAATGCTTATAAGGCGTTTTACAAAGCGGCCTGGTCTTCGGCCTGGCAGGATGCGGCTTATCTGTCTCTTGCACAGATAGATGTGAAACGGGGAGACTATGAACTTGCGCTGGAACACATTTGCTTTTCGCTTGATCGTAATGCACGCAGCAGCAAGGCATATGTAGTGAAATCGGCGATTTTAAGGAAACTAGAACGCTTCCGGGAGGCTGCTGCCGTGTGTGAAGAAGCGATACGCAGAGATGGGTTTAATCTGGCTGCCAGGTACGAGCTTGTTCAAACCGAGCAGGCCTTGAATGGTGCTGCCGAAGACCTTTCTCAAATTGAAAAACTGGCAAGAAACGATGATAATAACTACATCGAGTATGCATTGGATTACTTCTGGGCGGGCTTATACGGGGAAGCGCTGGACTTTCTAACCCTTGCAGAAAAATCGGGCTCGGGCAACCCAATGGTGTATTACCATTTGGCACACATTCATAAAGCTATGGGCAATGGCGAGCTGGCGAGTGGTTATCTTGCGAAAGCAGCAGCTCAGAAGCCGGAATATTGTTTCCCGAATAAACTGGAAGACATTCTGGTTTTAAGGTCCGCCATTGAAAATAATCCGTTGGACGGTTATGCGCCGTATTATCTGGGGAACCTGTTTTACGACAAACGGCAATATGCCGAGGCGATCACGTTGTGGGAGCAAGCCATTAAGATCAATCCTGACTTTCCCACGGCATTGCGAAACCTGGGTATAGCTGTTTTCAATAAACGCAATGATGCGTCGCTGGCAGTGGCGTATTTTGAAAAAGCTTTCGCCCTCGATCCCAACGATGCGCGTATATTGATGGAGGTTAATCAGCTGTATCTGCGGCTGAACAAGTCGCCGGAAGAGAGGCTGAGCTTTTTAATGCAGCACGCTGATACGGCCGCCAAAAGGGATGACCTGTATCTTGAAATCGCTGCGTTACGCAATTTGACAGGAGAACATGCCACAGCATTAAACCTCATTGAAAACCGCAAATTTCACCCTTGGGAGGGTGGGGAAGGGAAAGTTTCAGGTCAGTACGTACTTGCATTGGTAGGTCTCGCGCAGGAAAACCTGACCAATGGTAATTATCAGCAAGCGATAGCGCAACTCACAGCAGCTCAGACGTTACCTCACAACCTGGGAGAGGGAAAGCTGCCGGACGCGCCTGAGAATGATATTTTCTACTGGTTGGGATGTGCCTATGAAGCATTGAATGAGCCTGATATTGCAGCAGTGTGCTTTAAAAAGGCCACGAGAGGTATTAGTGAACCATCGGCAGCCATATTTTATAATGATCAGCAGCCCGACAAAATATTCTACCAGGGACTTGCATGGAAGAAGCTCGGACAGGCGGAGATGGCGGTGGCAATTTTTAAAAAACTGATCGGGTATGGCGACGCGCATCAGGACGATCAGGTCGTACTGGACTATTTCGCGGTATCCCTCCCGGATTTATTGATTTTTGATTCAGACCTGAACGTGCTTAACCAGATCCATTGTCTCTATATCAAAGCGCTAGGCTATCTCGGTTTGGAGAATTATCAGATGGCGGACGATTTGTTCAGAAAAGTGCTCGCTAAGGATCAGGCACATGCCGGTGCGATCATTCATTTGGGACTGATCAGAAAAACGCAGGCTATCGGGTAG
- a CDS encoding sugar porter family MFS transporter: MIDKPIQYNGGYVLGISLISALGGYLFGFDFAVISGALPFLRAEFLLDVWWEGFLTGSLALGCMLGCMVAGKMADLYGRKPGLVLAAAIFALSSIGMALSGNLSVFIIMRFAAGIGVGMASMLSPMYIAEVSPAEMRGRNVSINQLTIVFGILITNLINYMLADTGPDAWRWMFGLGAVPAVLFLIGVIWLPESPRWLMKAGQHEKANRVLAKIGNEHFVEMTQAAIQKTLVAAPKASYADVFQKTVRPALLVGITLAVFQQLCGINVVFNYTSTIFESVGADLDRQLFETVAIGVVNLVFTLVAMWQVDKLGRRPLMLIGSLGLAVTYLVLAFVLQNGASAGIVSLLVLAAIALYATSLAPVTWVLITEIFPNSIRGVGISIATVSLWGAYFVLVFTFPVLAKTLGAYGPFYLYAAICLLGFVFIKAKVTETKGQTLENLEESYIKH, from the coding sequence ATGATCGACAAGCCAATACAATACAATGGTGGTTACGTTTTGGGCATTTCGCTTATTTCCGCACTGGGGGGCTATCTTTTTGGATTTGACTTCGCTGTAATCTCCGGTGCGCTGCCATTTCTCAGAGCCGAATTTCTGCTTGATGTATGGTGGGAGGGTTTTCTGACCGGCTCACTCGCACTGGGTTGTATGCTGGGCTGCATGGTTGCGGGTAAAATGGCGGACCTGTATGGCCGCAAACCAGGACTGGTACTCGCGGCAGCGATATTTGCGCTGTCGTCCATTGGTATGGCTTTGTCCGGCAATCTGTCGGTGTTCATTATCATGCGGTTCGCAGCGGGTATAGGCGTGGGGATGGCGTCCATGCTCAGTCCCATGTACATTGCGGAGGTATCGCCTGCGGAGATGCGCGGCCGTAATGTATCCATTAATCAGCTGACGATTGTTTTCGGGATTCTGATTACCAATTTGATCAATTATATGCTGGCCGACACCGGGCCCGATGCCTGGCGCTGGATGTTTGGCCTGGGCGCTGTACCTGCCGTTCTGTTTCTGATCGGAGTCATATGGCTTCCTGAAAGTCCTCGCTGGCTTATGAAGGCGGGTCAGCATGAAAAAGCGAACCGGGTACTGGCGAAAATTGGCAATGAACATTTTGTTGAAATGACCCAGGCAGCGATCCAAAAAACATTGGTAGCGGCGCCGAAAGCTTCTTATGCCGATGTATTTCAAAAAACTGTAAGACCTGCGTTGCTCGTGGGGATCACGCTGGCAGTATTCCAGCAGCTGTGCGGGATTAATGTGGTCTTCAATTATACCTCCACCATATTCGAATCCGTTGGCGCGGACCTGGATCGTCAGCTTTTTGAAACGGTGGCCATTGGTGTCGTAAACCTTGTTTTTACCCTTGTAGCCATGTGGCAGGTGGATAAATTGGGCAGGCGGCCGCTCATGCTCATCGGTTCGCTCGGGCTTGCGGTCACTTATCTGGTTCTCGCATTTGTTTTGCAAAACGGCGCATCAGCGGGCATTGTATCGCTACTGGTCCTGGCGGCAATCGCTTTGTATGCCACCTCACTGGCGCCTGTGACCTGGGTTTTGATCACCGAAATATTTCCGAACAGCATTAGAGGCGTCGGTATTTCCATTGCGACAGTATCTCTCTGGGGCGCTTATTTCGTGCTGGTTTTTACATTTCCTGTACTTGCAAAAACTCTGGGCGCATACGGGCCTTTTTATCTCTACGCCGCCATTTGCCTCCTTGGTTTTGTGTTCATCAAAGCGAAAGTAACCGAGACAAAAGGGCAGACATTGGAGAATCTGGAAGAAAGTTATATCAAACATTAA
- a CDS encoding sugar-binding domain-containing protein: protein MQRLSTLSLLTGLLFLIITGHFSSSAQSTISLQGDWALLLDPTDKGVRSHYWNAAYPDKVKLPGSLTSNGIGDTISVNTPWTGDLIDSTFFRSDKYKTYREGHVKVPFWLNPTRYYVGPAWYKRSIDVPEKWLKQKITLNLERCHWETSVYINGTFCGARNSLVAPHRFDVTPYLKAGRNSIVIRVDNRIKINVGPNSHSVSDHTQTNWNGLIGGMSLQVSDRTYIDDVQIHSDIAAGKVNTIIKVRQDRNRVFEGTLAIKVGENGKIVEFPVRLTNDTTTLFASYKIDNAKLWDEFSPNLYTMSVQLKSKDGQLVSDQQHTFGLRELGKKDTRITVNGRPVFLRGDVDCAAFPLTGFPPTSEQEWETIMKTAKDYGLNHLRFHSWCPPDAAFRVADRLGLYLYVEAPLWANQGSAVGTDGIIDRFIYDESLRIIAEYGNHPSFCFMSYGNEPAGADQEAFLGRYVNFFKQYDSRRLYTSAAGWPSIPENDFDIHSDARIQRWGEELTSIINKGTPNTAYDWREIIKSHHRPYVSHEIGQWCAYPNFDEIAKYTGVTRAGNFEIFKESLQKNGMGNLAKPFLMSSGKLQALCYKADIEAALRTPGFAGFQLLGLHDFPGQGTALVGVLDAFWQSKGYITPEEYRTFCNETVLLAKMNKLLFTSSDTFKADLEIAHFGANQLTNQTLIWSIIDETGKTQKSGEIRKDRVLIDNAQSIGSITFPLANFKRAQRLTLKIQLKGTSIYNSWNVWVYPDKVAENTDKVLVVKSLTREVLDQIKNGATVYFEAFGKVKKEQGGDIKIGFSSIFWNTSWTKGQGPHTLGLLLDPKHPLFGNFPTDFHSDYQWQEIVSHSQAMMLGEFDPNLKPLIQPIDTWFENRKLGLLFEAKMGNGKLLICSADLESDLGERHSARQLRYSLFNYLNSKKFNPSVEISESDIDKVFIK from the coding sequence ATGCAACGACTAAGTACATTATCGCTTTTGACTGGCCTGCTTTTTCTGATCATTACCGGACATTTCAGTTCATCAGCCCAATCTACCATTTCTTTGCAGGGCGACTGGGCGCTTCTTTTGGATCCGACTGACAAAGGTGTGCGTAGCCACTACTGGAATGCAGCTTATCCTGACAAAGTAAAATTGCCCGGATCGCTTACGTCCAACGGTATTGGAGATACGATCAGCGTGAATACACCCTGGACGGGCGATTTGATAGATAGTACTTTTTTCAGATCGGACAAATATAAAACTTATAGAGAAGGACATGTAAAAGTGCCGTTTTGGCTGAATCCGACGCGATACTACGTCGGCCCCGCATGGTACAAACGAAGCATCGACGTCCCTGAAAAATGGTTAAAACAAAAGATCACGCTTAATCTCGAAAGGTGCCACTGGGAAACGTCAGTATACATTAATGGTACATTCTGCGGAGCAAGAAATAGCCTGGTAGCGCCGCACCGGTTTGATGTTACGCCTTATTTAAAGGCAGGACGCAATTCCATAGTGATCAGGGTTGATAACAGAATTAAAATAAATGTTGGCCCGAATTCTCACAGCGTATCCGACCACACCCAGACCAACTGGAATGGATTGATAGGCGGTATGTCTTTGCAGGTATCTGATCGTACCTATATTGACGACGTTCAGATCCATTCCGACATTGCGGCTGGCAAAGTGAACACGATCATTAAAGTTCGTCAGGACCGAAACCGGGTTTTTGAAGGTACTCTTGCCATTAAAGTGGGCGAAAACGGTAAAATCGTTGAGTTTCCGGTGCGGCTGACCAATGACACCACCACGCTTTTCGCTAGTTACAAGATTGACAATGCAAAACTCTGGGACGAATTTTCGCCGAATCTATATACGATGTCTGTTCAACTTAAAAGTAAGGATGGACAACTTGTTTCGGATCAGCAGCATACTTTCGGTTTGCGGGAACTTGGTAAAAAAGACACGCGGATAACAGTGAATGGCAGGCCAGTTTTCCTGAGAGGTGACGTCGATTGTGCCGCATTCCCATTGACCGGCTTCCCTCCGACTTCTGAGCAGGAATGGGAAACGATCATGAAAACTGCAAAAGATTATGGCCTCAATCACCTCAGGTTTCACTCCTGGTGCCCTCCTGACGCAGCATTCAGAGTGGCGGACAGGCTTGGATTGTATCTGTATGTAGAAGCGCCACTGTGGGCTAACCAGGGAAGTGCCGTCGGAACGGACGGTATCATTGATCGATTTATCTACGACGAATCTCTGCGGATCATCGCAGAATATGGCAATCACCCGTCATTTTGCTTTATGTCCTATGGTAACGAGCCTGCGGGTGCTGATCAGGAGGCATTTCTGGGCAGGTATGTGAATTTTTTCAAACAATATGACAGCCGGAGACTATATACCAGCGCCGCCGGGTGGCCTTCTATTCCCGAAAATGATTTTGACATTCATTCTGATGCGCGGATCCAGCGGTGGGGAGAAGAGCTAACCAGCATTATCAACAAAGGAACTCCGAATACGGCTTACGACTGGCGGGAGATCATAAAATCGCACCACCGGCCTTACGTCAGCCATGAAATCGGGCAATGGTGTGCATATCCGAATTTCGACGAGATCGCAAAATACACTGGGGTAACGAGGGCAGGGAATTTTGAGATTTTTAAAGAAAGTCTGCAAAAGAATGGAATGGGAAACCTGGCGAAACCCTTTTTGATGTCATCAGGCAAGCTGCAAGCACTTTGTTATAAAGCTGACATCGAGGCTGCGCTACGCACGCCAGGCTTTGCAGGGTTTCAACTTTTGGGCTTACACGATTTCCCAGGCCAGGGAACTGCATTGGTGGGCGTATTGGATGCATTTTGGCAGTCCAAAGGATACATTACCCCGGAAGAATACAGGACTTTTTGCAACGAAACTGTCCTGCTGGCCAAAATGAACAAGTTGCTCTTCACATCGTCCGACACATTCAAAGCAGATCTCGAAATTGCTCATTTCGGAGCGAACCAATTGACGAATCAGACTTTAATTTGGAGCATTATAGACGAAACCGGCAAAACGCAAAAGAGTGGCGAGATTCGGAAAGACCGTGTGCTGATCGATAATGCGCAGTCCATTGGCTCGATTACGTTTCCATTGGCCAATTTCAAGCGTGCACAACGACTTACCTTGAAAATTCAATTAAAAGGCACATCCATTTACAACAGCTGGAATGTCTGGGTGTACCCGGACAAAGTGGCTGAAAACACGGACAAGGTACTGGTGGTCAAATCGCTAACCCGTGAAGTGCTGGATCAGATCAAAAATGGCGCAACAGTGTATTTCGAAGCATTTGGAAAGGTAAAAAAAGAGCAAGGTGGCGACATTAAGATTGGCTTTTCAAGCATTTTCTGGAACACATCCTGGACAAAAGGGCAAGGCCCCCACACATTGGGCTTGCTGCTTGATCCCAAGCATCCATTGTTTGGAAACTTCCCGACCGACTTCCACAGCGACTATCAATGGCAGGAAATCGTAAGCCATTCTCAGGCAATGATGTTAGGCGAATTTGACCCGAATTTAAAACCGTTGATTCAACCGATAGATACCTGGTTTGAGAACAGAAAACTGGGGCTGTTATTTGAGGCAAAAATGGGCAATGGAAAGTTATTGATTTGCAGCGCAGACCTGGAATCCGATCTTGGTGAAAGACATTCAGCGCGGCAGCTGCGATACAGTTTGTTTAACTATTTGAACAGCAAAAAATTCAACCCATCAGTAGAAATTTCAGAGTCTGATATTGACAAGGTTTTTATTAAATAA
- a CDS encoding AraC family transcriptional regulator, translated as MSETVVSRKRDGFAGQQAIVLPKSVVDICSETAPINAMFVTDMGFYPKAQFHYRQRLDGVPENILIYCVDGKGWAQMPDKGIVPISTGEFLIIPTGTPHRYGADEAHPWSIFWMHIKGEQATAIAKLMMDSGKSHINAVPYDEERVRLFDDMYYALEKGYGLDNLIYVNMTLWRFLVSFIQSDKFTLTRKTIDKDAISKTIDYMQEHLDATLKLDDFAAYVNISPSHYSALFKKKTGYAPIEYFNHLKIQKACQYLQFTDLRIGEIAQKVGISDQYYFSRLFRNIMECPPIEYRKKRLLIEDNFAARQV; from the coding sequence ATGAGTGAGACTGTTGTTTCCAGGAAAAGAGACGGATTTGCGGGCCAGCAAGCCATTGTGCTACCGAAAAGTGTGGTTGACATTTGCTCGGAAACCGCACCGATTAATGCCATGTTCGTCACCGATATGGGATTTTATCCAAAAGCCCAGTTTCACTACCGACAGCGCCTGGACGGTGTCCCTGAAAACATCCTTATTTACTGTGTAGACGGAAAAGGCTGGGCGCAAATGCCGGATAAGGGGATTGTGCCCATTAGTACCGGAGAATTTCTGATCATCCCGACCGGGACACCTCACCGGTATGGAGCCGATGAGGCACACCCGTGGAGTATTTTCTGGATGCATATTAAGGGCGAGCAAGCGACTGCGATTGCCAAATTGATGATGGATTCGGGGAAGAGCCATATCAATGCGGTGCCTTATGATGAAGAGCGCGTCCGGTTGTTTGATGATATGTACTACGCGCTGGAAAAAGGATATGGGCTGGACAATCTTATTTATGTGAACATGACGCTCTGGCGGTTCCTGGTGTCATTTATTCAGAGTGATAAGTTTACTTTGACAAGGAAAACGATTGACAAGGACGCCATCAGCAAGACCATTGATTACATGCAGGAGCATCTCGATGCTACTTTAAAACTGGATGATTTTGCTGCCTATGTCAACATTTCGCCATCCCACTATTCCGCGCTTTTTAAGAAAAAAACAGGTTACGCTCCGATTGAATATTTCAATCATTTGAAAATTCAGAAAGCATGTCAGTACCTGCAATTTACAGATCTACGGATTGGTGAAATCGCGCAGAAAGTCGGGATCAGTGATCAATACTATTTTTCCCGGCTTTTCAGGAACATTATGGAATGCCCGCCGATTGAATACAGAAAGAAACGGTTACTGATCGAAGATAATTTTGCTGCGCGACAGGTATAA
- a CDS encoding aldose epimerase family protein: protein MSKYTFGTLPDGNEVSLFLLKNSRGYTAEILNYGGTIRSLNVPDRNGKIIDVVLGFELLEEYVADQTYIGALVGRYANRIANGTIEIGGEHFQLSINNGKNCLHGGFNGFNKKLWEVTGHTTNSLQLSYTSPDGEEGFPGNLTVKVAYTLTEKNELKIEYRSTTDKPTHINFTQHSYFNLSPASDMTIANHFLQIHSDSYLPNNEQSLPTGSFETVSQTPFSFVELTKIGDALASNDIQMKIDAGINHSYVLKTQNSNVLKHAVRLVSGESGITMDTFTTEPGIHIYCANYFDGQVVGKSGKPYAKYAGICLETQHFADSPHQPHFPSTLLLPGQEFTSTTLYAFR, encoded by the coding sequence ATGTCAAAATATACATTCGGAACATTGCCTGATGGGAATGAAGTTTCGCTTTTCTTGTTGAAAAACAGCCGGGGCTATACGGCAGAAATACTGAACTATGGCGGAACAATACGATCATTGAATGTCCCCGACCGGAATGGAAAGATCATCGATGTGGTGCTGGGTTTTGAATTGCTCGAAGAATATGTAGCTGACCAAACTTACATAGGTGCATTGGTCGGCCGGTATGCGAACCGAATTGCAAATGGAACCATTGAAATTGGCGGCGAACATTTTCAGCTGTCGATAAATAATGGTAAAAACTGCCTGCATGGTGGGTTTAACGGATTCAATAAAAAACTGTGGGAAGTGACAGGTCATACCACCAATTCATTACAACTGAGTTATACCAGTCCGGACGGAGAAGAAGGATTTCCGGGAAATCTGACTGTCAAAGTAGCTTACACCTTGACCGAAAAAAATGAATTAAAAATTGAATATCGCTCTACTACCGACAAACCAACACACATTAATTTCACACAGCACAGTTATTTCAATCTTTCGCCCGCGTCGGATATGACGATAGCAAACCATTTTCTGCAAATACACAGCGACAGCTACCTTCCAAATAACGAGCAGTCACTCCCGACCGGAAGCTTTGAAACTGTATCGCAAACACCTTTTTCTTTTGTTGAATTGACAAAAATAGGCGACGCACTGGCAAGTAATGACATTCAAATGAAGATTGATGCGGGTATCAATCACAGCTATGTGTTAAAGACCCAAAATTCAAACGTGCTCAAACACGCTGTACGACTGGTTTCTGGGGAAAGCGGGATCACGATGGATACATTCACTACCGAGCCAGGGATTCATATTTATTGTGCCAATTATTTTGACGGGCAAGTAGTCGGAAAATCCGGGAAGCCTTATGCCAAATATGCAGGTATATGCCTCGAAACACAGCACTTTGCCGATTCGCCGCATCAGCCTCATTTTCCTTCAACATTACTTTTGCCCGGTCAGGAATTCACTTCGACAACATTGTATGCTTTCAGGTAA